Within Caldilineales bacterium, the genomic segment CAGAGGGAAGTCAGCAGGCGGCGAATCGAACAGCGGCGATACCAGCTCATCCACCTCAAACACCTCCCACCGCAAATCGACCGTTCGTTGTTGATTGTTGATTGTTGATGGTTGATTGTTGGTTACTGGCTGTTCCTCCAGACCCCAGCGCTCGGCCCGCTCCTGCGTCAGCAATACAATCGTCAATGCCTGCGTGCGGATCACGGTCGGGCGGTCGCTGATCCAGAAATGCAGCCGCAACTCATCGCCGGCGGTGGTGATGCGAGCGCCGCCATCGTCCTCGACCCGCCAGCCGCCCTTCCTCCGCACCATCATTTCGCCCACCTCGCCCCGGAAGCCATAGCACACAAGCAGATCCCGGTCATCCAGCGCCCATTGTCCATCGTCCCGCCCCCAATAGCCCAGAATCCGGCAGGAATGGTAAGCCAGCGTCAGATCATCGGCCAGGGGTAGATTGGCGAAAATCGGCTTGATGCTGCCGGCCTCGACCTCGACGGCCAGGTGGGCGCGCGGGTCGGCATGGAACACCTGCACTGTTTGCCGCTCCAGCCAGGTATTCTGCAGGAAGGCGGCGGAAAACGAGCCGTTGCGGGCCAGGCGATAGGGTGGGTCGCCGCCGGCAGCCCGGCCCCTGACGCCCGGCTGCGCCAACACCACCGGCCCGCCCTCCCCGGCCTCGGCCAGGAGCTGCGAGAGCCGGGCGCCCAGGCTGGCGAAGAAGAGATGATGCCGTCGGGCGACGAAGAACTTGGGCGTGGGTCGGCCATATTCGTCGATGATGGCGTCGTAATCGTAGCTTGTGGTCATGTGGATGCTGTCGCCGCCCACCGTGCGCCCGCCCCACCAGCCGAAATTCGTCCCGCCCGCCCACATCCAGTGCGAAAAGCCGCTGGCCCCCGCCGCCAACAACTCGTGCAGCACCCGGTCGAGCGCGGCCGGCGTCTTGCCGTTGTGCGCCGACGCGCCCCAGTTGTCGAACCAGCCGCTCCACAGTTCCGAAACGATCATCGGGTTGTCGGGCCAGACAGAGCGCGTGGCCCGCAGTTTGTCGGCGATCCCGCTCCAGCCATTGCGAAACTCGGCCACGCCGTTCATCGGCCCCATGCAGGTGTAGAACGGCACGGCGATGCCCCGATCGGTCAGCATCTGGGCGAGGGTGGCCTGGTGGTCGTCGTGCCCATAAACACCGCTGGCCCAGTGCTCGTTTTCGATTTGGGTGAGCAGGATGGGGCCACCGCGGTCGATCTGGCGCGCGGCCAGGATGGGGATGAGCACATCGAACCACTTCCCCACCGCCGCCAGGAAGCCAGGATCATCCGTGCGCAGCTTGCCGCCCTGCCCGGTCAGCCAGGCGGGGAAGCCGCCGTTCTCCCACTCGGCGCAGATGTAGGGGCCGGGCCGGACGATGGCAAAGAGGCCGAGTTCCTGACAAAAGTCGAGCCAGGCGGGCAGGTCGGCTTCGTCCTGGAAATGGTAAACCCCTGGCTCCGGCTCATGCAGGTTCCAGGGGATGACGGTGTCGACGGTGTTCAGCCCCCCGGCTTTGGCGCCCGCCAACAGGTCGCGCCATTCGGCCCGCGGCCAGCGGAAATAGTGAATCTGGCCGGAAAGCAGATACAGCCGCTTCCCGGCCAGGGTCAGACCAAAACGATCGATGGCGACAACTGCCATAGCCGCACTAAACCAACCGCCCGTAGGAGAAGACCAGGCGAAGGCCCAGTTCCTGCAGCCGTTGTTTCACCTCTGGCCGGGCGCGATAGCAGAAGCAGACCGGGAAGACTTCGCCCTGCAGATGGGCGCGGGCG encodes:
- a CDS encoding beta-galactosidase, whose product is MAVVAIDRFGLTLAGKRLYLLSGQIHYFRWPRAEWRDLLAGAKAGGLNTVDTVIPWNLHEPEPGVYHFQDEADLPAWLDFCQELGLFAIVRPGPYICAEWENGGFPAWLTGQGGKLRTDDPGFLAAVGKWFDVLIPILAARQIDRGGPILLTQIENEHWASGVYGHDDHQATLAQMLTDRGIAVPFYTCMGPMNGVAEFRNGWSGIADKLRATRSVWPDNPMIVSELWSGWFDNWGASAHNGKTPAALDRVLHELLAAGASGFSHWMWAGGTNFGWWGGRTVGGDSIHMTTSYDYDAIIDEYGRPTPKFFVARRHHLFFASLGARLSQLLAEAGEGGPVVLAQPGVRGRAAGGDPPYRLARNGSFSAAFLQNTWLERQTVQVFHADPRAHLAVEVEAGSIKPIFANLPLADDLTLAYHSCRILGYWGRDDGQWALDDRDLLVCYGFRGEVGEMMVRRKGGWRVEDDGGARITTAGDELRLHFWISDRPTVIRTQALTIVLLTQERAERWGLEEQPVTNNQPSTINNQQRTVDLRWEVFEVDELVSPLFDSPPADFPLPFDDLGCFLDYGCYGLRFAWEGASEGRLAAPWLSDRGHLFIDGERIGTFGVGPEGPVWALPVHLAAGQHEARLLVDNLGRFNYGSNTGEKKGLLDTLYWGGEQIDITRGWSALWQEAAFAGEAIANAKPWQLRVDAADVDLGHFAYQGSHVWLLRAIEQRAGERVIVQLTGDRNSGALYVNGQAVERFSRHHGGGYIKRDITAWLHPGANVLALHIENYAGVAWRAAMLRFDPTRALQGEWRFRGGVTPTDLKPSGRSPKPGQPVFFRARFSRPSGGADAQLLRLAIPGLRKGHLWLNGRSLGRYWQIGPQEFYKIPVSWLQAENELLVFEEEDGRIDEVAIRPG